One Bradyrhizobium sp. CCGB12 genomic window carries:
- a CDS encoding acyl-CoA thioesterase II → MSKTSIDLLSIFDLEPIEVNLFRGNNPNPLLQRVFGGQVIAQAMVAACRTVKDRLPHSLHGYFIQTGDPQVPIIYEVRGLRDGKSYSTRSVTAIQHGKPISSIMVSFHAGEQGAFDHQNNMPAVLPPEMLAAEEIFKRSNFADIPEFIRGYYDRDRPIELRPVEIGRYVGQKIDDGRFHIWMKAAAKLPDDPTIHMCALVYASDLALLDAITVRYGRTLFDGRMISASLDHAIWFHRPFRADEWLLYAKESPSAQGGRGLACGLIFRRDGTLVASVSQEGSVRERRSLSS, encoded by the coding sequence ATGTCCAAAACCTCGATCGACCTGCTCTCCATCTTCGACCTTGAGCCAATCGAGGTGAACCTGTTTCGCGGCAACAATCCGAATCCTCTCCTCCAACGGGTATTCGGTGGGCAAGTGATAGCGCAGGCGATGGTCGCGGCATGTCGCACCGTGAAAGACAGGCTGCCGCATTCGCTACATGGCTATTTCATTCAGACCGGTGACCCCCAGGTTCCGATCATCTACGAAGTCCGAGGGCTGCGTGATGGCAAAAGCTATTCGACACGGAGCGTGACCGCAATCCAGCACGGTAAGCCCATCTCTTCCATCATGGTGTCCTTTCATGCAGGCGAACAGGGCGCTTTCGATCACCAAAACAATATGCCCGCTGTTCTGCCGCCCGAAATGCTCGCTGCAGAAGAAATATTCAAACGATCGAACTTCGCCGACATACCGGAGTTCATCCGCGGCTACTATGACCGCGATCGCCCGATTGAATTGCGTCCTGTCGAGATTGGCCGTTATGTCGGTCAAAAAATCGATGACGGCCGCTTTCATATCTGGATGAAGGCCGCAGCAAAGCTGCCCGATGATCCGACGATTCACATGTGCGCGCTGGTCTATGCCTCAGATTTGGCGCTACTCGATGCGATCACGGTGCGCTATGGCCGCACTCTGTTCGACGGGCGCATGATTTCGGCGAGCCTCGACCACGCAATTTGGTTCCACCGTCCCTTTCGGGCCGACGAGTGGTTACTTTACGCCAAAGAGTCGCCGAGCGCACAAGGCGGACGCGGCCTTGCGTGCGGCTTGATCTTCAGGCGTGACGGCACGCTGGTAGCGTCGGTTTCTCAGGAAGGCTCGGTGCGCGAACGGCGTTCGTTATCCAGCTGA
- a CDS encoding phosphotransferase family protein — translation MADGFRKDEEFSGTRPVEGRHRIDENRLDRWMRKHVDGYTGPLTILQFQGGQSNPTYRLDSPGRSYVMRRKPFGKLLPSAHAVDREFRVISALGQQGFPVAHAFALCTDDAVIGAAFYIMSMEEGRIYWNPTLPSQPADMRAKIFRSKIETLARLHMFDPDRIGLADFGKPGNYFVRQIDRWTKQYRASETQYIPEVQKLIEWLPNTIPEQKLVSIVHGDYRIDNIIFHAKQPHVTAVLDWELSTLGDPISDFTYLLMQWIRPGLADADLKALNIPSMDEAAQIYCAYTGSELPDLNWYFAYNLFRLVGMTQGIAARIRDGTAASTKATEVARRTVPLAKTSWNYAQKAGAR, via the coding sequence TTGGCCGATGGCTTCAGGAAGGACGAGGAGTTCTCGGGCACGAGACCCGTCGAAGGTCGACATCGAATCGACGAGAACCGTCTCGATCGCTGGATGCGCAAGCATGTCGATGGCTATACCGGCCCCTTGACTATCTTACAGTTTCAGGGAGGCCAATCCAATCCTACCTACAGACTCGACAGTCCCGGTCGCTCCTACGTGATGCGAAGAAAGCCGTTCGGCAAGTTGCTGCCGTCGGCGCATGCGGTCGATCGTGAGTTCCGCGTCATCTCGGCCCTCGGCCAGCAGGGCTTCCCGGTTGCACATGCATTTGCGCTCTGCACTGACGATGCCGTCATTGGCGCGGCCTTCTACATCATGTCGATGGAGGAAGGACGCATCTATTGGAATCCGACTTTGCCAAGCCAGCCTGCCGACATGCGGGCAAAGATTTTCCGCAGCAAGATCGAGACTCTCGCGAGGCTGCACATGTTTGATCCCGATAGGATCGGGCTTGCCGACTTCGGAAAACCCGGCAATTATTTCGTACGCCAAATCGATCGCTGGACCAAGCAGTACCGCGCCTCAGAGACGCAATATATCCCGGAGGTCCAAAAGCTGATTGAGTGGCTGCCAAACACGATCCCCGAGCAGAAACTTGTCTCCATCGTGCATGGCGACTATCGGATCGACAACATTATCTTTCATGCAAAGCAGCCGCACGTGACCGCAGTACTCGACTGGGAATTGTCGACGCTCGGCGATCCCATCTCCGATTTTACCTATCTGTTGATGCAATGGATCAGGCCAGGCCTTGCGGACGCCGACCTGAAAGCGCTCAATATCCCGAGCATGGACGAAGCCGCGCAAATCTATTGCGCCTACACGGGCAGCGAGCTGCCGGACTTGAATTGGTATTTTGCGTATAATCTCTTTCGATTGGTCGGCATGACTCAAGGCATCGCGGCGCGCATCCGAGATGGCACTGCCGCCAGCACCAAGGCGACGGAAGTTGCCAGGCGCACCGTGCCGCTCGCGAAAACATCGTGGAATTATGCGCAGAAGGCGGGCGCGAGGTAA
- a CDS encoding MFS transporter: protein MKWVRRADADAISSTTFTPLGNRTFRAIWVATQVSNFGSLMQTVAISWLMATISTSDLMVALVQASSTLPSFVLSIFAGALVDNFDRRRVMLAAQGAMAVASAMLTALIALGCVDPWIILGFSFLIGCGGAFNNPAWQASLGDIVERRDLPAAVTLLSVGFNTTRSVGPAMGGVIVAFFGPLTAFVLNTLSYLAPVAAIWGCKWEARSSSLPPESMGTAIYDGVRFTAMSSEIKAAIARGTLFGLSSVSIVALLPLVARDQLAQGPIGYGVLMAGFGCGAFLAGIFNGLIRRILTQEWLITLACAACAACSISLALAPTLAVAAAALALGGVGWVVAWSGLGVSVQLASPRWIVGRTLSIYNALTFGGIAAGSWIWGAVAQDYSLTWALQSSGGALLLVAASGFLFPVRESREWDLDPLESFDAPAVALDLKPRSGPIVIKIEYSIPEKNVEAFLMLMRERRRVQSRVGARHWTLLRNLQAPLQWTETFRTPTWTEYLRLNHRLTTADRELDRRVLKLHSGELSPQLILSIERPTGPTRKPDQMTPFVSHR from the coding sequence ATGAAGTGGGTAAGGCGCGCCGACGCTGACGCCATATCGTCAACTACGTTCACGCCGCTTGGAAACCGCACGTTTCGTGCGATCTGGGTTGCCACACAGGTTTCCAACTTCGGCTCTCTCATGCAGACTGTTGCCATCAGTTGGCTGATGGCTACAATATCGACCTCCGATCTGATGGTTGCACTGGTTCAGGCGTCATCGACCCTCCCATCATTCGTCCTGTCGATCTTCGCTGGGGCCCTCGTCGACAATTTCGACCGGCGCAGAGTAATGCTTGCCGCGCAGGGTGCGATGGCCGTGGCATCTGCGATGCTCACCGCGCTTATAGCGCTCGGCTGTGTCGACCCCTGGATTATTCTCGGCTTTAGCTTTCTTATCGGATGCGGCGGCGCTTTTAACAATCCCGCTTGGCAGGCATCGCTCGGCGATATTGTAGAAAGACGTGATCTTCCGGCTGCGGTCACTCTGCTCTCCGTTGGATTCAACACTACCCGGAGTGTGGGGCCGGCGATGGGCGGTGTTATCGTTGCTTTTTTTGGTCCCCTAACTGCCTTCGTGCTGAACACATTGAGTTATCTCGCGCCAGTCGCAGCCATATGGGGCTGCAAATGGGAGGCTCGTTCCTCATCTCTGCCACCCGAGTCGATGGGAACGGCGATCTATGACGGTGTGCGCTTTACCGCGATGTCTTCGGAAATCAAGGCAGCCATTGCACGTGGAACCCTCTTTGGTTTGTCGAGCGTCTCGATAGTCGCGTTGCTTCCATTGGTTGCTCGCGACCAGTTAGCGCAAGGACCGATCGGATATGGAGTTCTCATGGCCGGTTTCGGATGCGGCGCCTTCTTGGCCGGCATATTCAATGGCCTCATCAGACGAATACTAACTCAAGAGTGGCTGATAACCCTCGCATGCGCTGCCTGCGCAGCATGCTCCATATCCTTGGCTCTGGCTCCAACGCTCGCGGTAGCGGCGGCCGCCCTCGCTCTGGGCGGCGTGGGTTGGGTCGTCGCCTGGTCCGGGCTTGGCGTCAGTGTCCAATTGGCAAGCCCTCGATGGATCGTTGGTCGCACACTTTCTATATATAATGCATTGACCTTCGGCGGGATCGCGGCCGGCAGCTGGATTTGGGGCGCGGTGGCCCAAGATTATTCTCTTACTTGGGCGCTGCAGAGCTCTGGCGGAGCCCTTTTGCTGGTCGCAGCCAGCGGGTTTCTTTTTCCCGTTCGTGAATCTCGAGAGTGGGATCTCGATCCTTTGGAGAGCTTCGACGCGCCGGCAGTCGCCCTTGATCTGAAGCCGAGAAGCGGCCCCATCGTTATAAAGATAGAATACTCGATCCCGGAGAAGAATGTCGAAGCGTTCCTGATGCTTATGCGAGAACGGCGTCGTGTTCAGAGCCGCGTCGGAGCTCGGCATTGGACGCTCCTGCGCAACCTTCAAGCCCCCTTGCAATGGACAGAGACATTCCGAACGCCGACCTGGACGGAATACCTTCGTCTGAACCATCGCCTCACGACAGCGGACAGGGAGCTGGATCGACGTGTCCTCAAATTGCACTCTGGAGAGCTTTCACCTCAGCTAATACTTTCGATCGAGCGGCCGACAGGCCCAACTCGCAAGCCCGATCAAATGACGCCCTTTGTCTCCCATCGTTGA
- the pimD gene encoding pimeloyl-CoA dehydrogenase small subunit: protein MDFNLSEEQRLLKESIDRLLTDVYDFEQRNRYSKEKGGWSRLIWSRFAEQGLLGLPFVEADGGFGGGGVETMIVMEAFGRALVVEPYLATVVIGGGFLRRGGSSAQKAAYLPGIIDGSKTFGFAQLEKNSRYDLRVLTTFAKKSRDGWVIDGEKCVVLNGENADTLIVTVRIKGAQRDRDGIAVLLVPAGAKGISKRSYPTQDGLHAADISFTRVEVGTAAAIGDPENGLPLIERVVDDARTALCAEAVGLMDESLKTTVDYMKTRKQFGVPICSFQSLQHRAADMLVALEQARSMSIYATMASDIDNASERATAVAAAKVQIGRSGKFIGQQSIQLHGGIGMTMAAKIGHYFKRLTMIESTFGDADYHLRRVSVTGVLL from the coding sequence ATGGACTTCAATTTATCCGAGGAGCAGCGGCTCCTCAAGGAAAGCATCGATAGGCTCTTGACCGACGTCTACGATTTCGAGCAGCGCAACAGATATTCGAAGGAGAAGGGCGGCTGGAGCAGATTGATCTGGAGCCGCTTTGCTGAGCAGGGTCTGCTCGGACTTCCCTTTGTCGAAGCCGATGGCGGGTTTGGTGGCGGCGGTGTGGAGACCATGATTGTGATGGAAGCGTTCGGCCGAGCGCTTGTGGTCGAGCCCTATCTCGCCACGGTTGTGATCGGCGGCGGATTCCTGCGCCGTGGAGGTTCGAGCGCGCAGAAGGCAGCTTATCTGCCTGGAATCATCGACGGCAGCAAGACCTTTGGATTCGCGCAACTTGAAAAGAACTCTCGCTATGATCTGAGGGTCTTGACGACCTTCGCCAAGAAAAGCCGAGATGGATGGGTCATTGACGGCGAAAAATGTGTTGTGCTCAATGGCGAGAACGCCGACACGTTGATCGTCACCGTACGCATCAAAGGCGCTCAACGCGACAGAGACGGTATCGCGGTGCTTCTGGTGCCTGCCGGCGCGAAAGGTATCTCCAAAAGGAGCTACCCGACTCAAGATGGTCTGCATGCCGCCGACATCAGCTTCACAAGGGTCGAGGTGGGTACCGCAGCGGCAATTGGCGATCCCGAGAACGGGTTGCCGTTGATCGAGCGGGTGGTCGACGACGCCCGCACCGCCCTTTGCGCGGAAGCCGTCGGCTTAATGGACGAATCGCTAAAGACAACAGTCGATTATATGAAGACGCGAAAGCAGTTCGGGGTTCCAATCTGCTCGTTTCAGAGTCTGCAGCACCGCGCCGCCGACATGCTTGTGGCGCTAGAGCAGGCGCGCTCAATGTCGATTTACGCCACCATGGCCTCGGATATCGACAATGCTTCCGAGCGTGCAACAGCAGTCGCCGCCGCTAAAGTGCAGATCGGGAGGAGCGGAAAATTCATCGGTCAGCAGTCGATCCAGCTTCACGGCGGGATTGGCATGACCATGGCGGCTAAGATCGGCCATTATTTTAAGCGGCTTACCATGATCGAGAGTACGTTTGGGGATGCCGACTATCACCTTCGTCGGGTGAGCGTGACGGGTGTGTTGTTGTGA
- a CDS encoding acyl-CoA thioesterase II: MSESLINLPAILEVEAMEMNLFRGNSPNTNAQRVFGGQVIGQAMAAACRTVEGRLPNSLHSCFIRPGNPKAPIIYEVERLRDGKSYSTRRVSAIQHGTAVCSIVVSFHADEDGALDHQDKMPCVPFPDTLMAVQTPEQPTFCETTDFVRQNYAIELCLVESGRYIGEKTEDGRVHVWIKAATRLRDDPVQHMCALAYASDYPLLDAVTARYDRPLFDKRMMIASLDHAMWFHRPFRADDWLLYAKESPSAQGGRGLVRGLIFEPGGTLVASVAQEGSVREQR, encoded by the coding sequence ATGTCCGAAAGCCTGATCAACCTGCCCGCTATCTTGGAGGTGGAAGCGATGGAAATGAACTTGTTTCGTGGCAACAGTCCGAACACCAACGCGCAGCGGGTGTTTGGGGGCCAGGTGATTGGGCAGGCGATGGCTGCGGCATGCCGCACGGTGGAGGGACGGCTGCCGAATTCGCTGCACAGCTGCTTCATCCGGCCCGGCAACCCAAAGGCGCCTATTATTTACGAGGTCGAACGGCTGCGCGACGGCAAGAGCTATTCGACGCGCCGCGTCAGCGCAATCCAGCATGGCACCGCAGTCTGCTCCATCGTGGTCTCTTTCCATGCCGACGAGGACGGCGCTCTTGACCACCAGGACAAGATGCCCTGCGTGCCGTTTCCGGATACCCTCATGGCAGTGCAAACGCCTGAGCAGCCGACATTTTGCGAAACGACTGACTTCGTCCGCCAGAACTACGCGATAGAGTTGTGCCTGGTTGAGAGCGGCCGTTATATCGGTGAAAAAACTGAAGATGGTCGCGTTCATGTGTGGATCAAGGCAGCGACGAGGCTGCGCGACGATCCAGTGCAGCATATGTGCGCGTTGGCGTATGCCTCCGATTACCCGCTGCTCGATGCGGTGACGGCTCGCTATGATCGGCCATTGTTCGACAAACGTATGATGATTGCAAGCCTCGATCACGCAATGTGGTTTCACCGACCGTTTCGAGCAGACGACTGGCTGCTTTACGCCAAAGAGTCGCCGAGCGCACAAGGCGGACGCGGCCTCGTACGCGGCTTGATCTTCGAGCCTGGCGGCACATTGGTCGCGTCTGTCGCCCAAGAAGGTTCAGTGCGTGAGCAGCGCTGA
- a CDS encoding MaoC/PaaZ C-terminal domain-containing protein, whose product MPIDYPAILDLKTEAVPYSWSDREVMLYALGVGMGSDPLNEEELQFVNEAFATSKPLKVVPTFASVCVWGARPGVIDLNRVMVLDGERDITFHKPIPIAAEVTADARVRGVYDKGREKGAIIQNEVIVKDGTEDKIATIVSSTFARGDGGFDGPSEGMPKPHQIPRRAPDRSVDIPTQPNQALIYRLSGDRNALHSDPGFARRAGFPRPVLHGMCTYGLTCRAVLQTYADYDPSAFHRHRVRFSAPVFPGEIITVNLWQDGNSISFEAHVRERQVTVAKNGQTLLG is encoded by the coding sequence ATGCCGATCGACTATCCGGCCATACTCGACCTCAAGACCGAAGCCGTGCCCTATTCGTGGAGCGATCGGGAGGTGATGCTTTACGCGCTTGGGGTCGGCATGGGCTCCGATCCTCTGAACGAAGAGGAGCTGCAGTTTGTCAACGAGGCATTTGCAACATCCAAGCCGCTAAAGGTTGTTCCGACTTTTGCTTCGGTCTGCGTATGGGGGGCACGACCCGGGGTCATCGACCTCAACCGCGTCATGGTTCTTGACGGCGAACGCGACATCACGTTTCACAAACCGATTCCCATCGCAGCCGAGGTTACTGCGGATGCGCGTGTGCGCGGCGTGTACGACAAGGGAAGGGAGAAAGGGGCGATCATTCAGAACGAAGTCATCGTTAAAGACGGCACGGAGGACAAGATCGCCACAATCGTTTCGTCGACGTTTGCGAGGGGCGACGGGGGCTTTGACGGACCATCGGAGGGAATGCCCAAGCCGCATCAAATACCTCGCCGAGCACCGGACCGATCAGTAGATATCCCGACCCAACCCAACCAAGCGCTGATCTATCGTTTGTCCGGTGATAGAAATGCCTTACATAGCGATCCGGGATTTGCGCGCCGAGCGGGCTTTCCCAGGCCCGTTCTCCATGGCATGTGCACCTATGGACTGACGTGCAGAGCCGTGTTGCAGACCTATGCTGACTACGATCCCTCTGCCTTTCATCGTCATCGCGTCCGCTTTTCTGCCCCCGTGTTTCCGGGTGAGATCATTACTGTCAATCTTTGGCAGGACGGCAACTCGATTTCGTTCGAAGCTCATGTTCGGGAACGCCAAGTTACCGTCGCCAAGAATGGCCAGACATTGCTGGGTTGA
- a CDS encoding FAD-binding oxidoreductase: protein MADNFIDRLCKSLRKGSVLTGTDIDSRYYHDLAGKPVAKPRAVVRPRTTEDVSVLLRLCHSEKVPLTTQGGMTGLVRGALPNSSEIVLSMELMNAVEEVDASSTAAVVQAGAPLQKVQERVGQEGYMFPLDLGARGSCTIGGNISTNAGGNRVIRYGMMRDLVLGLEVVAADGTVLQGLRKYIKNNTGIDLKQLFIGSEGTLGVVTRAALRIFPAPTERQVALCALPSFARVISILGMARKHLGGELTAFEVMWNEYYRLALERVNGLVRPLPVHYPFYVLIEASGDDAHRIHADLEKLLDMAMRANMIADATLSMSNASAAAIWRIRDCSLELARTFPYAARIALDVSIALNRMDQYVRTIAERMREIDSCAFAIVFGHAGDGNLHIELHHEHTPDRRQELEALAYQITSEFGGSISAEHGIGIVKRPYLNLSRTSEEIETMRALKRALDPNNILNPGRIFTM from the coding sequence ATGGCCGACAATTTCATCGACAGACTGTGCAAGTCGCTCCGCAAGGGTTCGGTGCTGACTGGCACGGACATTGACTCTCGATATTACCACGATTTGGCCGGCAAACCGGTCGCGAAGCCGCGAGCGGTCGTCCGTCCAAGGACGACGGAGGATGTCTCCGTCTTGCTCCGGCTCTGTCACAGCGAAAAAGTGCCATTAACGACCCAGGGCGGCATGACCGGATTGGTGCGCGGCGCTCTGCCGAATTCCAGTGAAATTGTGCTTTCGATGGAACTTATGAATGCGGTCGAGGAGGTGGACGCCTCCTCAACCGCAGCTGTGGTGCAGGCCGGCGCGCCGCTGCAAAAGGTACAGGAAAGGGTCGGGCAGGAAGGCTACATGTTCCCACTCGATCTCGGTGCGCGCGGTAGCTGTACGATCGGGGGCAACATCTCGACAAATGCCGGCGGGAATCGCGTGATTCGGTATGGCATGATGCGCGACTTGGTCCTTGGCCTGGAAGTCGTTGCCGCCGATGGCACGGTGCTACAGGGCTTGCGCAAATACATCAAAAACAATACCGGCATTGACCTTAAACAGCTTTTCATCGGCAGCGAAGGGACTCTCGGCGTGGTGACGCGAGCCGCCTTGCGCATCTTCCCCGCGCCTACTGAGCGCCAAGTTGCGCTTTGTGCCCTACCCTCCTTTGCACGAGTTATCTCGATCTTGGGGATGGCGCGGAAACATCTGGGCGGAGAACTGACGGCATTTGAAGTGATGTGGAACGAGTACTACCGACTTGCGCTTGAGCGCGTGAACGGCCTGGTCCGGCCGCTGCCGGTCCATTATCCTTTTTATGTCTTGATCGAGGCCTCCGGTGACGATGCCCATCGCATCCATGCCGATCTCGAAAAGCTTCTTGATATGGCAATGCGCGCGAACATGATTGCTGACGCGACGCTCTCGATGTCAAATGCATCTGCAGCAGCGATATGGCGCATTCGCGATTGTAGTTTGGAACTTGCCCGGACGTTTCCTTATGCTGCGCGTATTGCCCTTGACGTCAGCATAGCCCTCAACCGAATGGATCAGTATGTGAGGACAATTGCCGAGCGTATGAGGGAGATCGATTCCTGCGCATTTGCGATCGTGTTCGGTCACGCCGGCGATGGTAATCTGCATATCGAGCTACATCATGAGCACACGCCCGACAGGCGCCAGGAATTGGAGGCGCTTGCTTATCAGATCACCAGTGAATTCGGCGGATCGATCTCAGCGGAACACGGCATCGGCATAGTTAAGCGGCCGTACCTGAATTTGAGTAGGACGTCGGAGGAAATCGAAACGATGCGTGCGCTCAAGCGAGCGCTCGATCCGAACAATATCCTGAACCCGGGACGCATTTTCACGATGTGA
- a CDS encoding IS5 family transposase (programmed frameshift) — protein MAAKRYELNEAQWAKISPLLPGKAGDPGRSARDNRLFLNGCLWVLRSGAHWCDLPERYGKWKTVHRRFSRWCHAGVWERVFAALTADRDNQYLMIDSTIVRAHQQATSGKGGPKNQALGRSRGGLTTKIHMLADALGRPLRFIVTAGRVGDITQAPTLLDGQSGDAVLADKAYDSNALRAIIAEIGATAVIPSNRTRRIIIPHDPDAYKQRNRIERCFYQLKHFRRFATRYDRRTANFTGFIHLAAAMIWMQ, from the exons ATGGCGGCGAAACGATACGAGTTGAACGAGGCGCAATGGGCGAAGATTTCGCCATTGCTGCCAGGCAAAGCTGGCGACCCCGGACGGTCAGCCCGGGATAACCGCCTGTTCTTGAACGGGTGTTTATGGGTGTTACGGTCGGGCGCGCACTGGTGTGATCTGCCGGAGCGGTACGGCAAGTGGAAGACCGTGCACCGGCGCTTCAGCCGCTGGTGCCATGCCGGCGTCTGGGAGCGCGTGTTCGCCGCGCTGACCGCCGATCGCGACAACCAGTATCTGATGATTGATAGCACCATCGTTCGCGCCCACCAGCAGGCCACGAGCGGAAAAGGGGGGCCAAAGA ATCAGGCGCTGGGGCGCTCCCGAGGCGGACTGACCACCAAGATCCACATGCTGGCCGATGCCCTCGGCCGTCCGCTCCGCTTCATCGTCACGGCCGGACGGGTTGGCGACATCACCCAGGCGCCCACGCTGCTTGACGGGCAAAGCGGCGATGCCGTGCTGGCCGACAAAGCCTATGACAGCAACGCCCTGCGCGCGATCATCGCCGAGATCGGCGCAACGGCGGTGATCCCGTCAAACCGCACCCGCAGGATCATCATCCCGCATGACCCCGACGCCTACAAACAGCGCAACCGCATCGAGCGCTGCTTCTACCAACTCAAGCACTTCCGGCGCTTCGCCACCCGTTACGACAGGCGGACCGCCAACTTTACCGGCTTCATCCATCTCGCAGCCGCCATGATCTGGATGCAATGA
- the pimC gene encoding pimeloyl-CoA dehydrogenase large subunit, with protein sequence MDLVFTDEEQAFRAEVRQFLRDNVSPQMRHKMVEGRHVSKEEMVTWWRLLNKKGWNVSAWPKEHGGTGWSSVQHYIFREELQMYPTPTPLAFGVGMVGPVIYTFGSEAQKKYYLPRIANVDDWWCQGFSEPGAGSDLASLTAKAERRGDKWIINGQKTWTTYAQHANMIFCLCRTDPSVKKQMGISFIVFPLASKGVAVRPIQTIDGGYEINEVFFDDVEVPYENLVGEENKGWDYAKFLLGNERTGIARVGVSKERIRHIKELASHFENDGRPMIENPAFREKLAMSEIELKALELTQLRIVGGEGKHGKCRPNPASSMLKIKGSQSQQTATELLMEMIGPFASPYNEHPDSSHETMDWTAQIAPSYFNSRKVSIYGGSDEIQRNIIAKAVLGL encoded by the coding sequence ATGGATCTTGTATTCACCGACGAAGAACAAGCGTTCCGAGCGGAAGTGCGGCAGTTTCTGCGCGATAATGTATCTCCTCAAATGCGGCACAAGATGGTCGAAGGCCGCCATGTGTCGAAGGAGGAAATGGTCACTTGGTGGCGTCTCCTCAATAAGAAAGGGTGGAACGTTAGTGCCTGGCCGAAGGAACACGGTGGCACAGGCTGGAGCTCGGTCCAGCACTACATCTTCAGGGAGGAGCTGCAGATGTATCCGACGCCGACGCCCCTCGCCTTTGGCGTCGGCATGGTCGGCCCGGTCATATACACCTTCGGCAGCGAGGCGCAGAAGAAATACTACCTGCCGCGCATCGCAAACGTAGATGATTGGTGGTGCCAGGGCTTTTCGGAGCCCGGTGCCGGCTCTGATCTTGCCTCGCTCACGGCCAAGGCCGAACGCAGGGGCGACAAGTGGATCATCAATGGACAGAAGACCTGGACCACATACGCGCAGCACGCCAACATGATCTTCTGCCTCTGCCGCACCGATCCCAGCGTCAAGAAGCAGATGGGCATTTCCTTCATCGTTTTCCCCTTGGCTTCCAAGGGCGTGGCAGTGCGTCCGATACAGACAATTGACGGTGGCTATGAGATCAACGAGGTCTTCTTCGACGACGTAGAGGTGCCGTACGAAAACCTCGTTGGGGAGGAAAACAAGGGCTGGGACTACGCAAAGTTCTTGCTCGGCAACGAGCGCACCGGTATCGCACGGGTCGGTGTCTCCAAGGAGCGCATCCGGCACATCAAGGAGCTGGCCTCTCACTTCGAAAATGACGGTCGGCCTATGATCGAGAATCCCGCGTTTCGGGAGAAGCTCGCCATGTCCGAGATCGAGCTGAAGGCACTCGAGCTCACGCAACTGCGCATTGTCGGCGGCGAAGGAAAGCACGGCAAATGCAGGCCAAATCCTGCGTCTTCCATGCTTAAGATTAAGGGCTCACAAAGCCAGCAGACCGCAACGGAACTCTTGATGGAGATGATCGGGCCATTCGCTTCGCCCTATAATGAACATCCCGATTCCTCGCACGAAACGATGGACTGGACCGCGCAGATCGCACCGAGCTACTTCAACAGCCGCAAGGTCTCGATCTACGGCGGCTCCGACGAAATCCAGCGTAACATCATCGCCAAGGCGGTGCTGGGGCTCTAG
- a CDS encoding enolase C-terminal domain-like protein: protein MVDANHAFDSVAAIRLGRMIEKQDVGWFEEPVQADAGYRAVKAAVSIPIAGGECDFTRFGFRNLFVSHTLDIAKSDICGSDGFSECKKIADMAKAFRRPL from the coding sequence ATGGTGGACGCGAACCACGCCTTTGACAGCGTCGCGGCGATCCGTCTGGGCCGCATGATCGAGAAACAAGATGTCGGCTGGTTTGAGGAGCCGGTACAAGCAGATGCCGGGTATAGAGCGGTAAAGGCCGCAGTTTCGATCCCGATCGCAGGCGGAGAATGTGATTTCACTCGCTTTGGGTTCCGCAACCTGTTCGTCTCGCACACGCTCGATATCGCCAAGTCCGACATTTGCGGGTCAGATGGATTCTCCGAATGCAAGAAGATCGCCGATATGGCAAAAGCGTTTCGGCGTCCGCTATAA